In Desulfovibrio litoralis DSM 11393, a genomic segment contains:
- a CDS encoding CTP synthase, with protein sequence MKTKFIFITGGVLSSLGKGLAAASLGSLLQARGLTVTIQKLDPYINVDPGTMNPFQHGEVFVTDDGAETDLDLGHYERYLNTPMSQKNNYTSGSIYHTVITKERRGDYLGGTVQVIPHITDEIKQSICSLASDDLDVAIIEIGGTVGDIEGLPFLEAIRQLRGDIGRDRCLYIHLTLVPYLNAAGEHKTKPTQHSVKELRSIGIQPDIILCRCEKAVPLELKRKIALFCDVETDAVFSCIDVQNIYEVPLRLYEEGFDQKVAIMLRLPAKNPNLKPWREMVDRSNNPQGKITIGVAGKYVEFKEAYKSVYEALDHGGLANRVEIIFKHINTEEITSQNVAEHLRGVDGVLVPGGFGIRGVEGKIETIRYLRENKIPFFGICLGLQCAVIEYARNVLGLSDANSEEFNPISTNKVIYLMTEWFDHKTNAVEKRDDYSNKGGTMRLGAYPCVLQAGSLAEKAYSTLEISERHRHRFEFNMEYRERLEKAGLIFSGVSPDGRLAEIIEIKDHPWFLGCQFHPEFKSYPMHPHPLFKDFIQASKEYASKKKSPNK encoded by the coding sequence ATGAAAACTAAGTTTATATTTATTACCGGTGGCGTACTTTCTTCTTTGGGTAAAGGTCTTGCGGCAGCATCATTGGGCTCTTTGTTACAAGCCAGAGGTCTTACGGTTACTATTCAAAAACTCGACCCTTATATTAACGTAGACCCGGGAACAATGAACCCGTTTCAACACGGAGAAGTCTTTGTAACCGATGACGGTGCGGAAACAGATTTAGACTTAGGACATTATGAGCGTTATCTAAATACGCCCATGAGCCAAAAAAACAACTACACCTCAGGCAGTATTTATCACACTGTAATCACTAAAGAACGACGTGGCGACTATCTTGGCGGAACAGTTCAGGTTATTCCGCATATCACAGATGAAATTAAACAAAGTATCTGTAGCCTTGCGTCTGATGACCTTGATGTTGCCATTATTGAAATCGGCGGAACTGTCGGTGATATAGAGGGGCTTCCGTTTTTAGAGGCTATACGCCAACTGCGTGGGGATATTGGGCGTGATCGCTGTTTATATATTCACTTAACTTTAGTGCCATATTTAAATGCCGCCGGTGAACATAAAACAAAACCTACCCAACACAGCGTTAAAGAGCTTCGCAGCATTGGTATACAACCGGATATTATTCTTTGTCGTTGTGAAAAAGCCGTTCCGCTTGAGTTAAAACGCAAGATAGCTCTTTTTTGCGATGTTGAAACTGATGCTGTTTTTTCTTGCATTGATGTACAAAATATTTACGAAGTGCCTTTACGCCTTTATGAAGAAGGTTTTGACCAAAAAGTTGCGATTATGCTTCGCCTACCGGCTAAAAATCCTAATTTAAAACCTTGGCGTGAAATGGTGGATCGTTCAAACAATCCACAAGGAAAAATAACTATCGGGGTCGCCGGAAAATATGTTGAATTTAAAGAAGCCTACAAAAGCGTTTATGAAGCTTTAGATCATGGTGGTTTAGCCAATCGTGTGGAAATTATTTTTAAACATATTAACACCGAAGAAATAACTAGCCAAAACGTTGCCGAACACTTGCGTGGCGTTGACGGAGTATTGGTTCCCGGCGGGTTTGGAATTCGTGGTGTAGAAGGCAAAATTGAAACTATTCGCTATCTGAGAGAAAATAAAATTCCTTTCTTTGGTATTTGTTTAGGTTTACAATGTGCGGTAATCGAATATGCACGCAACGTTTTAGGTCTTAGCGATGCAAACTCAGAAGAGTTTAACCCTATCTCAACAAACAAAGTTATTTATTTAATGACTGAATGGTTTGACCATAAAACAAATGCCGTGGAAAAACGTGATGATTACAGCAATAAAGGCGGAACAATGCGTCTTGGAGCTTATCCTTGCGTCTTACAAGCGGGTAGTTTAGCCGAAAAAGCTTATAGCACTTTAGAAATTAGCGAACGCCACCGCCACCGCTTTGAATTTAACATGGAATATAGAGAACGTTTGGAAAAAGCCGGTCTGATTTTTAGCGGGGTTTCTCCTGACGGCCGCTTGGCAGAAATCATTGAAATAAAAGACCACCCATGGTTCTTGGGTTGTCAATTTCACCCGGAATTTAAGTCTTACCCCATGCACCCCCACCCTTTGTTTAAAGATTTTATCCAAGCTTCCAAAGAATATGCGAGCAAGAAAAAATCACCCAATAAATAA
- a CDS encoding carbon starvation CstA family protein yields MPSYLYFFFAAAVLIVGYTIYSRVIDKIFGPDPNNPTPATTMADGVDFVKMPPLKLFLIQLLNIAGIGPIFGPILGALYGPWALVWIVAGSIFAGGVHDYFSGMLSARSGGRSIPDVVGENLGYFFKQFMRVFSVVLLLLVGVVFVTAPAGMLTSLSNEFLTNLFNLPAETAAKTVMLGWVVVIFLYYFLATLLPIDKIIGPIYPIFAIILLIMAVGVLGGLIVKGYEFYPGAAFVNQHPKGIPLWPLMFVTIACGALSGFHATQSPMVARCIPDEKCGRSVFYGAMIAEGLIALIWATAGMTFFYSPENGTSAVQGLFNFLAANNDNPGAFVNHISIALLGPIGGILAILGVVVLPITSGDTAFRAARLTIADTVGLSQKKNINRLFVAIPLFAVGIALTNVDFTIIWRYFGFANQALATVVLWTAAAYVVRTGSKLHWLISIPATFMTSVCMAFIAYSPIGFGLSFDYASKVGIGGAIAALVIFLLFGNKFRANPVKKPKPTSQEF; encoded by the coding sequence ATGCCCTCATATCTTTATTTTTTCTTTGCGGCGGCTGTTTTGATTGTCGGTTATACTATTTACAGCCGAGTGATCGACAAAATATTCGGCCCTGACCCAAATAATCCAACACCGGCAACAACTATGGCCGATGGTGTTGATTTTGTTAAAATGCCCCCACTAAAACTATTCTTAATCCAACTGCTTAATATCGCAGGGATAGGACCAATTTTCGGACCAATACTCGGAGCTTTATATGGTCCGTGGGCTTTAGTTTGGATAGTTGCCGGTTCTATTTTTGCCGGCGGAGTACACGATTATTTTTCCGGTATGCTCTCTGCAAGATCAGGCGGGCGTTCTATTCCAGACGTAGTTGGCGAAAATTTAGGTTATTTTTTCAAACAATTTATGCGTGTTTTCTCTGTTGTTCTGTTGCTATTGGTCGGTGTTGTTTTTGTAACCGCCCCTGCCGGTATGTTAACAAGCTTAAGTAACGAATTTTTAACAAACCTTTTTAATCTTCCTGCTGAAACAGCCGCAAAAACCGTTATGCTCGGTTGGGTTGTGGTAATATTTCTTTATTATTTTTTAGCAACTCTTTTACCAATAGATAAAATTATCGGGCCAATTTATCCTATCTTTGCGATAATTCTTTTAATTATGGCGGTTGGCGTTCTTGGTGGATTAATCGTTAAAGGTTACGAATTTTATCCGGGAGCCGCTTTTGTTAATCAACACCCTAAAGGAATACCTCTTTGGCCTCTTATGTTTGTAACGATTGCCTGTGGTGCACTAAGTGGTTTCCACGCTACTCAATCACCTATGGTCGCTCGTTGTATCCCTGATGAAAAATGTGGTCGTAGTGTCTTTTATGGTGCTATGATTGCCGAAGGCTTAATCGCATTGATTTGGGCAACAGCCGGTATGACCTTCTTTTATTCACCTGAAAATGGCACAAGTGCTGTCCAAGGCTTATTTAACTTTTTGGCTGCTAACAACGACAACCCCGGAGCTTTTGTAAACCATATTTCCATAGCCTTACTTGGACCAATCGGCGGAATTTTGGCTATTTTAGGTGTTGTTGTATTACCTATTACTTCCGGCGATACCGCTTTCCGTGCCGCACGTTTAACCATAGCTGATACAGTCGGATTATCTCAGAAAAAGAACATTAATCGTCTATTTGTTGCTATCCCCTTATTTGCGGTCGGTATTGCCCTAACAAATGTAGATTTTACAATAATCTGGCGTTATTTCGGTTTCGCTAACCAAGCTTTAGCAACTGTTGTTCTCTGGACAGCGGCCGCTTATGTTGTTCGCACAGGTTCAAAGTTACACTGGCTTATTTCTATACCTGCTACCTTTATGACTTCTGTGTGTATGGCGTTTATTGCTTATAGCCCAATTGGTTTTGGCTTAAGCTTTGACTATGCTTCAAAAGTTGGTATCGGTGGTGCTATCGCAGCTTTAGTAATATTTTTATTGTTCGGCAATAAATTTAGAGCTAATCCGGTAAAAAAACCAAAACCAACTAGCCAAGAATTCTAA
- the lipB gene encoding lipoyl(octanoyl) transferase LipB — protein sequence MNLLELGLLDFSNSLAIQERCLKKLEEDRQETLIILEHPKTITLGRNSQDSDLKQSALSLKENNIEVLKIKRGGRATCHMPGQLVIYPIMKVIGRSGGLKQFVYDLEEVLIETLKHYNIQGKRKQNSAGIWLENGKKIAFIGLGLKKGLSYHGCSLNVENSFELFEAIIPCADPNAKLTSISYEAGKNISVDEVKEVYKAKFNTVFKTHFNITKNK from the coding sequence ATGAACTTATTAGAACTTGGGCTTTTAGATTTTTCAAATAGTTTAGCGATTCAAGAACGTTGTTTAAAAAAACTAGAAGAAGACAGGCAAGAAACTTTAATCATTCTTGAACACCCCAAAACAATTACCTTAGGGCGAAACAGCCAAGACTCTGATTTAAAACAATCAGCTTTATCCTTAAAAGAAAATAATATCGAAGTTTTAAAAATAAAACGTGGCGGGCGGGCAACCTGCCATATGCCCGGGCAACTTGTCATCTACCCTATTATGAAAGTAATCGGACGCAGTGGCGGTTTAAAACAATTTGTTTATGACCTTGAAGAAGTATTAATTGAAACGCTAAAACATTATAATATCCAAGGAAAACGCAAACAAAATAGTGCCGGAATTTGGCTCGAAAACGGCAAAAAAATCGCTTTTATCGGGCTTGGACTAAAAAAAGGTTTAAGTTATCACGGCTGTTCTTTAAATGTTGAAAACAGTTTTGAATTATTTGAGGCAATTATCCCTTGTGCTGACCCTAATGCGAAACTTACTTCAATATCTTACGAAGCTGGTAAAAATATTTCCGTTGATGAAGTAAAAGAAGTTTATAAAGCAAAGTTCAACACAGTTTTTAAGACTCACTTTAATATTACAAAAAACAAATAA